One Catharus ustulatus isolate bCatUst1 chromosome 20, bCatUst1.pri.v2, whole genome shotgun sequence DNA window includes the following coding sequences:
- the PECAM1 gene encoding platelet endothelial cell adhesion molecule isoform X6: MYLALLVIFLQCSELYAQTNVFTFNKVEIRVQPSVKVKNGAPMSIICHADISKNTDFQLKHNFTFLKDGKLVFMTVSDKEDARYEIPVARSADTGEYECMVQTGGKKGFSNPIDVWVAGMTKPILTANKKEVSEGEAVKLRCELPEEVPPLEFVFRKIKTNSAAKEKRVPEKNQNFSEVEFHVEEGDNILQFDCYGKRQVRSGSERSQYSNSTLVAVKEPFIKPKLITRPSSSNVTEGDQIEFECSTEVADMRGIEIIFQKNRTILNSVRDKKSLKYSTVATQEDSGEYLCKVEQGAVSKTTKLNVFVSELFPKPTLSASMTKLDENKDLKLRCSINGFQRANFSIVRKSPSGDILLKNSRELTIKVNVNDTGNYTCKAEVKGIVKESKRVRINVYAPVSKPVLSVASGSPEVVLGKPLQLICHSAMGTPPITFTFYKGDEIMKNVTNDTYATFLDEDTGLNDNGGYKCDARNNHSSGVKTSNIVNITVIVPIRDASFGSFPFGEVEIGSDTAFLCSVEEGSWPIDFKFFKKTDHEVLLHQVREYSNRTIWHKRTMKRKDTGTYYCVASNRASVDVKSRPITISVILAAWQKGVIAAFVLTAMAGAGAVALWWFLRKKKKAKGPSMEMSGSALAPNLTNEKLTRQPSDGNFYSGSGYIEDNENHMKSTDESKGPDLESAEVDYTEVEVSSLDPHRAENIWAS, translated from the exons ATGTATCTTGCTCTTCTGGTGATTTTCTTGCAGT gttCAGAACTTTATGCTCAGACGAACG TTTTTACTTTCAACAAAGTTGAAATCAGGGTTCAGCCGTCCGTCAAAGTGAAGAATGGAGCTCCAATGTCAATCATCTGCCACGCTGACATTAGCAAAAATACTGATTTCCAGCTGAAgcataattttacatttttgaaGGATGGGAAGCTTGTGTTTATGACTGTATCAGACAAAGAAGATGCTCGGTATGAAATACCTGTGGCCAGATCTGCAGATACAGGAGAGTATGAATGTATGGTGCAAACAGGTGGAAAGAAGGGTTTCAGTAACCCCATCGATGTTTGGGTAGCAG GAATGACCAAGCCAATCCTGACTGCTAACAAAAAAGAAGTTTCAGAGGGTGAAGCTGTGAAATTACGTTGTGAGCTGCCAGAAGAAGTGCCTCCTCTGGAGTTTGTTTTTCGGAAGATAAAGACAAATTCAGCAGCTAAAGAAAAACGTgtacctgaaaaaaaccaaaatttttctgaagtggAATTTCATGTCGAAGAGGGAGATAATATTTTACAATTTGATTGCTATGGCAAGAGGCAAGTAAGATCTGGATCGGAAAGATCACAATACAGCAACAGCACACTTGTTGCAGTCAAGG AACCGTTTATAAAACCCAAACTGATCACCAGGCCCTCCTCCAGTAACGTTACAGAGGGAGACCAAATAGAATTTGAATGCTCAACTGAGGTAGCTGATATGCGTGGCATTGAGATaatctttcagaaaaacaggACAATATTGAACAGTGTACGAGATAAGAAATCTTTGAAATACTCTACAGTAGCTACTCAAGAGGACAGTGGTGAATACCTGTGTAAGGTGGAGCAAGGAGCGGTGTCTAAAACCACCAAACTGAATGTCTTTGTGTCAG aattATTTCCCAAGCCAACGCTGTCTGCTTCTATGACTAAGTTGGATGAAAATAAGGATTTAAAGTTGCGTTGCAGCATTAATGGTTTTCAGAGAGCCAACTTCTCTATAGTACGGAAAAGTCCCAGTGGAGACATCCTGTTGAAGAATTCTAGAGAATTAACAATTAAAGTTAATGTGAATGATACTGGAAATTACACCTGCAAAGCTGAAGTAAAAGGAATAGTCAAGGAGAGCAAACGTGTAAGGATCAATGTTTATG CTCCAGTCTCCAAGCCAGTTCTTTCAGTTGCCAGCGGTTCACCAGAGGTGGTATTAGGGAAGCCTCTACAATTAATCTGTCATTCAGCAATGGGAACACCACCAATAACATTCACATTCTACAAAGGggatgaaattatgaaaaatgtaACTAATGACACATATGCTACGTTCTTGGATGAAGATACTGGACTAAATGACAATGGAGGATACAAATGTGATGCTAGAAACAATCACTCCAGTGGTGTGAAAACTAGCAATATCGTAAATATCACAGTGATAG TACCAATCAGGGATGCCAGTTTTGGCAGTTTTCCGTTTGGAGAAGTAGAAATTGGCAGTGATActgctttcctctgctctgtggaAGAAGGATCTTGGCCAATTGACttcaagttttttaaaaaaactgatcATGAAGTTCTTCTGCATCAAGTAAGGGAATATTCAAACAGAACCATATGGCACAAGAGAACAATGAAGAGGAAGGACACAGGGACCTATTATTGCGTGGCTTCGAATCGAGCCAGCGTGGACGTGAAGAGCCGTCCAATAACCATCAGTG TCATCTTAGCAGCTTGGCAGAAAGGAGTCATTGCTGCTTTTGTCCTAAcagccatggcaggagcaggagccgTCGCTTTATGGTGGTTTTTGCGTAAGAAGAAAAAGG CTAAAGGACCATCCATGGAGATGTCTGG ttctgcCTTGGCTCCAAACCTGACAAATGAAAAACTAACAAGACAGCCCAGTGATGGAAACTTCTATTCAG GATCAGGTTACATTGAAGATAATGAAAACCACATGAAATCAACTGATGAGAGTAAAG GACCTGACCTTGAGAGTGCTGAGGTGGATTACACTGAAGTTGAAGTCTCCTCGCTTGATCCTCACAGAG
- the PECAM1 gene encoding platelet endothelial cell adhesion molecule isoform X5, with protein sequence MYLALLVIFLQCSELYAQTNVFTFNKVEIRVQPSVKVKNGAPMSIICHADISKNTDFQLKHNFTFLKDGKLVFMTVSDKEDARYEIPVARSADTGEYECMVQTGGKKGFSNPIDVWVAGMTKPILTANKKEVSEGEAVKLRCELPEEVPPLEFVFRKIKTNSAAKEKRVPEKNQNFSEVEFHVEEGDNILQFDCYGKRQVRSGSERSQYSNSTLVAVKEPFIKPKLITRPSSSNVTEGDQIEFECSTEVADMRGIEIIFQKNRTILNSVRDKKSLKYSTVATQEDSGEYLCKVEQGAVSKTTKLNVFVSELFPKPTLSASMTKLDENKDLKLRCSINGFQRANFSIVRKSPSGDILLKNSRELTIKVNVNDTGNYTCKAEVKGIVKESKRVRINVYAPVSKPVLSVASGSPEVVLGKPLQLICHSAMGTPPITFTFYKGDEIMKNVTNDTYATFLDEDTGLNDNGGYKCDARNNHSSGVKTSNIVNITVIVPIRDASFGSFPFGEVEIGSDTAFLCSVEEGSWPIDFKFFKKTDHEVLLHQVREYSNRTIWHKRTMKRKDTGTYYCVASNRASVDVKSRPITISVILAAWQKGVIAAFVLTAMAGAGAVALWWFLRKKKKAKGPSMEMSGSALAPNLTNEKLTRQPSDGNFYSGSGYIEDNENHMKSTDESKGPDLESAEVDYTEVEVSSLDPHRDSMENRHSRIYGHPDAT encoded by the exons ATGTATCTTGCTCTTCTGGTGATTTTCTTGCAGT gttCAGAACTTTATGCTCAGACGAACG TTTTTACTTTCAACAAAGTTGAAATCAGGGTTCAGCCGTCCGTCAAAGTGAAGAATGGAGCTCCAATGTCAATCATCTGCCACGCTGACATTAGCAAAAATACTGATTTCCAGCTGAAgcataattttacatttttgaaGGATGGGAAGCTTGTGTTTATGACTGTATCAGACAAAGAAGATGCTCGGTATGAAATACCTGTGGCCAGATCTGCAGATACAGGAGAGTATGAATGTATGGTGCAAACAGGTGGAAAGAAGGGTTTCAGTAACCCCATCGATGTTTGGGTAGCAG GAATGACCAAGCCAATCCTGACTGCTAACAAAAAAGAAGTTTCAGAGGGTGAAGCTGTGAAATTACGTTGTGAGCTGCCAGAAGAAGTGCCTCCTCTGGAGTTTGTTTTTCGGAAGATAAAGACAAATTCAGCAGCTAAAGAAAAACGTgtacctgaaaaaaaccaaaatttttctgaagtggAATTTCATGTCGAAGAGGGAGATAATATTTTACAATTTGATTGCTATGGCAAGAGGCAAGTAAGATCTGGATCGGAAAGATCACAATACAGCAACAGCACACTTGTTGCAGTCAAGG AACCGTTTATAAAACCCAAACTGATCACCAGGCCCTCCTCCAGTAACGTTACAGAGGGAGACCAAATAGAATTTGAATGCTCAACTGAGGTAGCTGATATGCGTGGCATTGAGATaatctttcagaaaaacaggACAATATTGAACAGTGTACGAGATAAGAAATCTTTGAAATACTCTACAGTAGCTACTCAAGAGGACAGTGGTGAATACCTGTGTAAGGTGGAGCAAGGAGCGGTGTCTAAAACCACCAAACTGAATGTCTTTGTGTCAG aattATTTCCCAAGCCAACGCTGTCTGCTTCTATGACTAAGTTGGATGAAAATAAGGATTTAAAGTTGCGTTGCAGCATTAATGGTTTTCAGAGAGCCAACTTCTCTATAGTACGGAAAAGTCCCAGTGGAGACATCCTGTTGAAGAATTCTAGAGAATTAACAATTAAAGTTAATGTGAATGATACTGGAAATTACACCTGCAAAGCTGAAGTAAAAGGAATAGTCAAGGAGAGCAAACGTGTAAGGATCAATGTTTATG CTCCAGTCTCCAAGCCAGTTCTTTCAGTTGCCAGCGGTTCACCAGAGGTGGTATTAGGGAAGCCTCTACAATTAATCTGTCATTCAGCAATGGGAACACCACCAATAACATTCACATTCTACAAAGGggatgaaattatgaaaaatgtaACTAATGACACATATGCTACGTTCTTGGATGAAGATACTGGACTAAATGACAATGGAGGATACAAATGTGATGCTAGAAACAATCACTCCAGTGGTGTGAAAACTAGCAATATCGTAAATATCACAGTGATAG TACCAATCAGGGATGCCAGTTTTGGCAGTTTTCCGTTTGGAGAAGTAGAAATTGGCAGTGATActgctttcctctgctctgtggaAGAAGGATCTTGGCCAATTGACttcaagttttttaaaaaaactgatcATGAAGTTCTTCTGCATCAAGTAAGGGAATATTCAAACAGAACCATATGGCACAAGAGAACAATGAAGAGGAAGGACACAGGGACCTATTATTGCGTGGCTTCGAATCGAGCCAGCGTGGACGTGAAGAGCCGTCCAATAACCATCAGTG TCATCTTAGCAGCTTGGCAGAAAGGAGTCATTGCTGCTTTTGTCCTAAcagccatggcaggagcaggagccgTCGCTTTATGGTGGTTTTTGCGTAAGAAGAAAAAGG CTAAAGGACCATCCATGGAGATGTCTGG ttctgcCTTGGCTCCAAACCTGACAAATGAAAAACTAACAAGACAGCCCAGTGATGGAAACTTCTATTCAG GATCAGGTTACATTGAAGATAATGAAAACCACATGAAATCAACTGATGAGAGTAAAG GACCTGACCTTGAGAGTGCTGAGGTGGATTACACTGAAGTTGAAGTCTCCTCGCTTGATCCTCACAGAG
- the PECAM1 gene encoding platelet endothelial cell adhesion molecule isoform X9, with the protein MYLALLVIFLQCSELYAQTNVFTFNKVEIRVQPSVKVKNGAPMSIICHADISKNTDFQLKHNFTFLKDGKLVFMTVSDKEDARYEIPVARSADTGEYECMVQTGGKKGFSNPIDVWVAGMTKPILTANKKEVSEGEAVKLRCELPEEVPPLEFVFRKIKTNSAAKEKRVPEKNQNFSEVEFHVEEGDNILQFDCYGKRQVRSGSERSQYSNSTLVAVKEPFIKPKLITRPSSSNVTEGDQIEFECSTEVADMRGIEIIFQKNRTILNSVRDKKSLKYSTVATQEDSGEYLCKVEQGAVSKTTKLNVFVSELFPKPTLSASMTKLDENKDLKLRCSINGFQRANFSIVRKSPSGDILLKNSRELTIKVNVNDTGNYTCKAEVKGIVKESKRVRINVYAPVSKPVLSVASGSPEVVLGKPLQLICHSAMGTPPITFTFYKGDEIMKNVTNDTYATFLDEDTGLNDNGGYKCDARNNHSSGVKTSNIVNITVIVPIRDASFGSFPFGEVEIGSDTAFLCSVEEGSWPIDFKFFKKTDHEVLLHQVREYSNRTIWHKRTMKRKDTGTYYCVASNRASVDVKSRPITISVILAAWQKGVIAAFVLTAMAGAGAVALWWFLRKKKKAKGPSMEMSGSALAPNLTNEKLTRQPSDGNFYSGSGYIEDNENHMKSTDESKDSMENRHSRIYGHPDAT; encoded by the exons ATGTATCTTGCTCTTCTGGTGATTTTCTTGCAGT gttCAGAACTTTATGCTCAGACGAACG TTTTTACTTTCAACAAAGTTGAAATCAGGGTTCAGCCGTCCGTCAAAGTGAAGAATGGAGCTCCAATGTCAATCATCTGCCACGCTGACATTAGCAAAAATACTGATTTCCAGCTGAAgcataattttacatttttgaaGGATGGGAAGCTTGTGTTTATGACTGTATCAGACAAAGAAGATGCTCGGTATGAAATACCTGTGGCCAGATCTGCAGATACAGGAGAGTATGAATGTATGGTGCAAACAGGTGGAAAGAAGGGTTTCAGTAACCCCATCGATGTTTGGGTAGCAG GAATGACCAAGCCAATCCTGACTGCTAACAAAAAAGAAGTTTCAGAGGGTGAAGCTGTGAAATTACGTTGTGAGCTGCCAGAAGAAGTGCCTCCTCTGGAGTTTGTTTTTCGGAAGATAAAGACAAATTCAGCAGCTAAAGAAAAACGTgtacctgaaaaaaaccaaaatttttctgaagtggAATTTCATGTCGAAGAGGGAGATAATATTTTACAATTTGATTGCTATGGCAAGAGGCAAGTAAGATCTGGATCGGAAAGATCACAATACAGCAACAGCACACTTGTTGCAGTCAAGG AACCGTTTATAAAACCCAAACTGATCACCAGGCCCTCCTCCAGTAACGTTACAGAGGGAGACCAAATAGAATTTGAATGCTCAACTGAGGTAGCTGATATGCGTGGCATTGAGATaatctttcagaaaaacaggACAATATTGAACAGTGTACGAGATAAGAAATCTTTGAAATACTCTACAGTAGCTACTCAAGAGGACAGTGGTGAATACCTGTGTAAGGTGGAGCAAGGAGCGGTGTCTAAAACCACCAAACTGAATGTCTTTGTGTCAG aattATTTCCCAAGCCAACGCTGTCTGCTTCTATGACTAAGTTGGATGAAAATAAGGATTTAAAGTTGCGTTGCAGCATTAATGGTTTTCAGAGAGCCAACTTCTCTATAGTACGGAAAAGTCCCAGTGGAGACATCCTGTTGAAGAATTCTAGAGAATTAACAATTAAAGTTAATGTGAATGATACTGGAAATTACACCTGCAAAGCTGAAGTAAAAGGAATAGTCAAGGAGAGCAAACGTGTAAGGATCAATGTTTATG CTCCAGTCTCCAAGCCAGTTCTTTCAGTTGCCAGCGGTTCACCAGAGGTGGTATTAGGGAAGCCTCTACAATTAATCTGTCATTCAGCAATGGGAACACCACCAATAACATTCACATTCTACAAAGGggatgaaattatgaaaaatgtaACTAATGACACATATGCTACGTTCTTGGATGAAGATACTGGACTAAATGACAATGGAGGATACAAATGTGATGCTAGAAACAATCACTCCAGTGGTGTGAAAACTAGCAATATCGTAAATATCACAGTGATAG TACCAATCAGGGATGCCAGTTTTGGCAGTTTTCCGTTTGGAGAAGTAGAAATTGGCAGTGATActgctttcctctgctctgtggaAGAAGGATCTTGGCCAATTGACttcaagttttttaaaaaaactgatcATGAAGTTCTTCTGCATCAAGTAAGGGAATATTCAAACAGAACCATATGGCACAAGAGAACAATGAAGAGGAAGGACACAGGGACCTATTATTGCGTGGCTTCGAATCGAGCCAGCGTGGACGTGAAGAGCCGTCCAATAACCATCAGTG TCATCTTAGCAGCTTGGCAGAAAGGAGTCATTGCTGCTTTTGTCCTAAcagccatggcaggagcaggagccgTCGCTTTATGGTGGTTTTTGCGTAAGAAGAAAAAGG CTAAAGGACCATCCATGGAGATGTCTGG ttctgcCTTGGCTCCAAACCTGACAAATGAAAAACTAACAAGACAGCCCAGTGATGGAAACTTCTATTCAG GATCAGGTTACATTGAAGATAATGAAAACCACATGAAATCAACTGATGAGAGTAAAG
- the PECAM1 gene encoding platelet endothelial cell adhesion molecule isoform X8: MYLALLVIFLQCSELYAQTNVFTFNKVEIRVQPSVKVKNGAPMSIICHADISKNTDFQLKHNFTFLKDGKLVFMTVSDKEDARYEIPVARSADTGEYECMVQTGGKKGFSNPIDVWVAGMTKPILTANKKEVSEGEAVKLRCELPEEVPPLEFVFRKIKTNSAAKEKRVPEKNQNFSEVEFHVEEGDNILQFDCYGKRQVRSGSERSQYSNSTLVAVKEPFIKPKLITRPSSSNVTEGDQIEFECSTEVADMRGIEIIFQKNRTILNSVRDKKSLKYSTVATQEDSGEYLCKVEQGAVSKTTKLNVFVSELFPKPTLSASMTKLDENKDLKLRCSINGFQRANFSIVRKSPSGDILLKNSRELTIKVNVNDTGNYTCKAEVKGIVKESKRVRINVYAPVSKPVLSVASGSPEVVLGKPLQLICHSAMGTPPITFTFYKGDEIMKNVTNDTYATFLDEDTGLNDNGGYKCDARNNHSSGVKTSNIVNITVIVPIRDASFGSFPFGEVEIGSDTAFLCSVEEGSWPIDFKFFKKTDHEVLLHQVREYSNRTIWHKRTMKRKDTGTYYCVASNRASVDVKSRPITISVILAAWQKGVIAAFVLTAMAGAGAVALWWFLRKKKKAKGPSMEMSGSALAPNLTNEKLTRQPSDGNFYSGSGYIEDNENHMKSTDESKDSMENRHSQRIYGHPDAT; the protein is encoded by the exons ATGTATCTTGCTCTTCTGGTGATTTTCTTGCAGT gttCAGAACTTTATGCTCAGACGAACG TTTTTACTTTCAACAAAGTTGAAATCAGGGTTCAGCCGTCCGTCAAAGTGAAGAATGGAGCTCCAATGTCAATCATCTGCCACGCTGACATTAGCAAAAATACTGATTTCCAGCTGAAgcataattttacatttttgaaGGATGGGAAGCTTGTGTTTATGACTGTATCAGACAAAGAAGATGCTCGGTATGAAATACCTGTGGCCAGATCTGCAGATACAGGAGAGTATGAATGTATGGTGCAAACAGGTGGAAAGAAGGGTTTCAGTAACCCCATCGATGTTTGGGTAGCAG GAATGACCAAGCCAATCCTGACTGCTAACAAAAAAGAAGTTTCAGAGGGTGAAGCTGTGAAATTACGTTGTGAGCTGCCAGAAGAAGTGCCTCCTCTGGAGTTTGTTTTTCGGAAGATAAAGACAAATTCAGCAGCTAAAGAAAAACGTgtacctgaaaaaaaccaaaatttttctgaagtggAATTTCATGTCGAAGAGGGAGATAATATTTTACAATTTGATTGCTATGGCAAGAGGCAAGTAAGATCTGGATCGGAAAGATCACAATACAGCAACAGCACACTTGTTGCAGTCAAGG AACCGTTTATAAAACCCAAACTGATCACCAGGCCCTCCTCCAGTAACGTTACAGAGGGAGACCAAATAGAATTTGAATGCTCAACTGAGGTAGCTGATATGCGTGGCATTGAGATaatctttcagaaaaacaggACAATATTGAACAGTGTACGAGATAAGAAATCTTTGAAATACTCTACAGTAGCTACTCAAGAGGACAGTGGTGAATACCTGTGTAAGGTGGAGCAAGGAGCGGTGTCTAAAACCACCAAACTGAATGTCTTTGTGTCAG aattATTTCCCAAGCCAACGCTGTCTGCTTCTATGACTAAGTTGGATGAAAATAAGGATTTAAAGTTGCGTTGCAGCATTAATGGTTTTCAGAGAGCCAACTTCTCTATAGTACGGAAAAGTCCCAGTGGAGACATCCTGTTGAAGAATTCTAGAGAATTAACAATTAAAGTTAATGTGAATGATACTGGAAATTACACCTGCAAAGCTGAAGTAAAAGGAATAGTCAAGGAGAGCAAACGTGTAAGGATCAATGTTTATG CTCCAGTCTCCAAGCCAGTTCTTTCAGTTGCCAGCGGTTCACCAGAGGTGGTATTAGGGAAGCCTCTACAATTAATCTGTCATTCAGCAATGGGAACACCACCAATAACATTCACATTCTACAAAGGggatgaaattatgaaaaatgtaACTAATGACACATATGCTACGTTCTTGGATGAAGATACTGGACTAAATGACAATGGAGGATACAAATGTGATGCTAGAAACAATCACTCCAGTGGTGTGAAAACTAGCAATATCGTAAATATCACAGTGATAG TACCAATCAGGGATGCCAGTTTTGGCAGTTTTCCGTTTGGAGAAGTAGAAATTGGCAGTGATActgctttcctctgctctgtggaAGAAGGATCTTGGCCAATTGACttcaagttttttaaaaaaactgatcATGAAGTTCTTCTGCATCAAGTAAGGGAATATTCAAACAGAACCATATGGCACAAGAGAACAATGAAGAGGAAGGACACAGGGACCTATTATTGCGTGGCTTCGAATCGAGCCAGCGTGGACGTGAAGAGCCGTCCAATAACCATCAGTG TCATCTTAGCAGCTTGGCAGAAAGGAGTCATTGCTGCTTTTGTCCTAAcagccatggcaggagcaggagccgTCGCTTTATGGTGGTTTTTGCGTAAGAAGAAAAAGG CTAAAGGACCATCCATGGAGATGTCTGG ttctgcCTTGGCTCCAAACCTGACAAATGAAAAACTAACAAGACAGCCCAGTGATGGAAACTTCTATTCAG GATCAGGTTACATTGAAGATAATGAAAACCACATGAAATCAACTGATGAGAGTAAAG